One window from the genome of Danaus plexippus chromosome 24, MEX_DaPlex, whole genome shotgun sequence encodes:
- the LOC116775874 gene encoding dihydropyrimidinase isoform X2 — MASQSVSGINIKSSQNRLLIKNGCIVNADGMEDADVYIEDGVIKQVGRNLIIPGGTRTIDATGKLVMPGGIDPHTHFELEMMGAKTADDFYKGTRAAVAGGTTTIIDFVLPQKGQSLIEAYGNWRQKADNKACCDYALHVGVTWWSASVKKEISQLVHDHGVNSFKMFMAYKDVWMLDDYNMCLAMEACAELKALPMVHAENGSIIARNSEKLLEAGVKGPEGHAASRDDQVEAEAVNRACVIANQMDAPLYIVHMMSAAAVQSLRNARRVAKHPIFGETLAATVGTDGSHYKNACFRHAAAHVLSPPLRDPSTPEAIIDALAHDDLQVIASDNCTFNEKDKELGKNDFTKIPNGVNGVEDRMAILWQKAVNTGVMDPCRFVAVTSTNAANIFNLPSKGRVAVGADGDVIVWDPRLEKTISAATHHHAVDFNIFEGQRVVGGPQYVIVNGRVCLDDGDLRVAEGYGKFLPTPPNSPYVYGEVPTTPQPERVEYLPSPARVTNGTPTELQISHKLEATSVSGCSTPTGRKMREPGQRNLQNSTFSISQEMEGLDTKTSVRVRNPPGGKSSGLW; from the exons ATGGCCTCACAATCAGTATCcggtattaatattaaa AGCTCCCAAAACCGTCTCCTCATCAAAAATGGCTGTATCGTGAATGCTGATGGGATGGAAGACGCTGATGTTTACATCGAAGATGGTGTCATCAA GCAAGTGGGtaggaatttaataattcctgGTGGGACTCGCACCATAGACGCCACCGGCAAGCTGGTCATGCCTGGTGGTATCGATCCCCATACACACTTCGAGTTAGAGATGATGGGCGCCAAGACCGCTGACGACTTCTATAAAGGCACACGAGCAGCCGTGGCTGGTGGCACCACCACTATCA TTGACTTTGTGCTGCCTCAGAAAGGACAGTCGTTGATAGAAGCCTACGGAAATTGGAGGCAGAAGGCTGACAATAAG GCGTGTTGCGATTACGCGTTGCACGTGGGCGTGACTTGGTGGTCAGCTTCCGTTAAGAAGGAGATCTCCCAGTTGGTGCACGATCACGGCGTGAACTCCTTCAAGATGTTCATGGCGTACAAAGACGTTTGGATGCTGGATGACTATAACATGTGCCTGGCGATGGAGGCGTGCGCCGAGCTGAAGGCACTACCCATG GTGCACGCGGAAAATGGTAGCATTATAGCACGTAACTCGGAAAAGTTGCTGGAAGCTGGGGTCAAAGGTCCCGAGGGTCATGCAGCGTCCAGAGACGACCAGGTCGAGGCCGAGGCCGTCAACCGCGCCTGTGTCATCGCTAACCAG ATGGACGCTCCGCTGTATATAGTACACATGATGTCTGCCGCCGCCGTGCAGTCACTGCGTAACGCGCGTCGCGTCGCCAAACATCCAATATTCGGTGAAACTTTGGCCGCGACGGTCGGCACTGATG GCTCGCACTACAAGAACGCGTGTTTCCGCCACGCCGCCGCCCACGTCCTCTCCCCGCCACTCCGCGACCCCAGCACACCGGAAGCCATCATCGACGCCCTCGCACA CGACGACCTCCAAGTGATAGCCAGCGACAACTGCACCTTCAATGAAAAAGATAAGGAATTGGGGAAAAACGACTTCACCAAGATACCTAACGGCGTGAACGGGGTCGAGGACCGCATGGCTATACTGTGGCAGAAAGCGGTCAACACTG GTGTCATGGACCCTTGTCGTTTCGTGGCCGTGACGAGTACCAACGCTGCGAATATCTTCAACCTACCGTCCAAGGGCCGCGTGGCGGTGGGCGCGGACGGTGACGTCATCGTTTGGGACCCTCGCCTCGAGAAGACCATTTCCGCCGCGACTCACCACCACGCcgtagattttaatatatttgag GGTCAGCGCGTGGTCGGTGGACCTCAATACGTTATTGTGAACGGTCGAGTGTGTCTCGATGACGGTGACCTTAGGGTCGCTGAAG gtTACGGTAAATTCTTACCCACACCACCAAATTCTCCGTACGTGTACGGTGAAGTACCCACCACGCCGCAACCGGAAAGGGTCGAATACTTGCCCTCACCCGCCAGGGTCACTAACGGGACTCCCACAG AACTGCAGATATCTCACAAACTAGAAGCTACTTCCGTATCCGGCTGCAGCACGCCCACCGGCCGGAAGATGAGGGAGCCCGGACAGAGAAACCTTCAGAATTCCACCTTCTCCATCAGCC AGGAAATGGAGGGACTCGACACGAAGACGTCAGTGCGCGTACGGAACCCACCCGGCGGGAAGTCATCCGGTTTGTGGTAA
- the LOC116775874 gene encoding dihydropyrimidinase isoform X1 produces the protein MASAPVKKVPIHLQSSQNRLLIKNGCIVNADGMEDADVYIEDGVIKQVGRNLIIPGGTRTIDATGKLVMPGGIDPHTHFELEMMGAKTADDFYKGTRAAVAGGTTTIIDFVLPQKGQSLIEAYGNWRQKADNKACCDYALHVGVTWWSASVKKEISQLVHDHGVNSFKMFMAYKDVWMLDDYNMCLAMEACAELKALPMVHAENGSIIARNSEKLLEAGVKGPEGHAASRDDQVEAEAVNRACVIANQMDAPLYIVHMMSAAAVQSLRNARRVAKHPIFGETLAATVGTDGSHYKNACFRHAAAHVLSPPLRDPSTPEAIIDALAHDDLQVIASDNCTFNEKDKELGKNDFTKIPNGVNGVEDRMAILWQKAVNTGVMDPCRFVAVTSTNAANIFNLPSKGRVAVGADGDVIVWDPRLEKTISAATHHHAVDFNIFEGQRVVGGPQYVIVNGRVCLDDGDLRVAEGYGKFLPTPPNSPYVYGEVPTTPQPERVEYLPSPARVTNGTPTELQISHKLEATSVSGCSTPTGRKMREPGQRNLQNSTFSISQEMEGLDTKTSVRVRNPPGGKSSGLW, from the exons AGCTCCCAAAACCGTCTCCTCATCAAAAATGGCTGTATCGTGAATGCTGATGGGATGGAAGACGCTGATGTTTACATCGAAGATGGTGTCATCAA GCAAGTGGGtaggaatttaataattcctgGTGGGACTCGCACCATAGACGCCACCGGCAAGCTGGTCATGCCTGGTGGTATCGATCCCCATACACACTTCGAGTTAGAGATGATGGGCGCCAAGACCGCTGACGACTTCTATAAAGGCACACGAGCAGCCGTGGCTGGTGGCACCACCACTATCA TTGACTTTGTGCTGCCTCAGAAAGGACAGTCGTTGATAGAAGCCTACGGAAATTGGAGGCAGAAGGCTGACAATAAG GCGTGTTGCGATTACGCGTTGCACGTGGGCGTGACTTGGTGGTCAGCTTCCGTTAAGAAGGAGATCTCCCAGTTGGTGCACGATCACGGCGTGAACTCCTTCAAGATGTTCATGGCGTACAAAGACGTTTGGATGCTGGATGACTATAACATGTGCCTGGCGATGGAGGCGTGCGCCGAGCTGAAGGCACTACCCATG GTGCACGCGGAAAATGGTAGCATTATAGCACGTAACTCGGAAAAGTTGCTGGAAGCTGGGGTCAAAGGTCCCGAGGGTCATGCAGCGTCCAGAGACGACCAGGTCGAGGCCGAGGCCGTCAACCGCGCCTGTGTCATCGCTAACCAG ATGGACGCTCCGCTGTATATAGTACACATGATGTCTGCCGCCGCCGTGCAGTCACTGCGTAACGCGCGTCGCGTCGCCAAACATCCAATATTCGGTGAAACTTTGGCCGCGACGGTCGGCACTGATG GCTCGCACTACAAGAACGCGTGTTTCCGCCACGCCGCCGCCCACGTCCTCTCCCCGCCACTCCGCGACCCCAGCACACCGGAAGCCATCATCGACGCCCTCGCACA CGACGACCTCCAAGTGATAGCCAGCGACAACTGCACCTTCAATGAAAAAGATAAGGAATTGGGGAAAAACGACTTCACCAAGATACCTAACGGCGTGAACGGGGTCGAGGACCGCATGGCTATACTGTGGCAGAAAGCGGTCAACACTG GTGTCATGGACCCTTGTCGTTTCGTGGCCGTGACGAGTACCAACGCTGCGAATATCTTCAACCTACCGTCCAAGGGCCGCGTGGCGGTGGGCGCGGACGGTGACGTCATCGTTTGGGACCCTCGCCTCGAGAAGACCATTTCCGCCGCGACTCACCACCACGCcgtagattttaatatatttgag GGTCAGCGCGTGGTCGGTGGACCTCAATACGTTATTGTGAACGGTCGAGTGTGTCTCGATGACGGTGACCTTAGGGTCGCTGAAG gtTACGGTAAATTCTTACCCACACCACCAAATTCTCCGTACGTGTACGGTGAAGTACCCACCACGCCGCAACCGGAAAGGGTCGAATACTTGCCCTCACCCGCCAGGGTCACTAACGGGACTCCCACAG AACTGCAGATATCTCACAAACTAGAAGCTACTTCCGTATCCGGCTGCAGCACGCCCACCGGCCGGAAGATGAGGGAGCCCGGACAGAGAAACCTTCAGAATTCCACCTTCTCCATCAGCC AGGAAATGGAGGGACTCGACACGAAGACGTCAGTGCGCGTACGGAACCCACCCGGCGGGAAGTCATCCGGTTTGTGGTAA